In the genome of Flexistipes sinusarabici DSM 4947, one region contains:
- the hslU gene encoding ATP-dependent protease ATPase subunit HslU produces the protein MENITPREIVDILNKYIVGQANAKKAVSIALRNRWRRLQLSKSLQDEIAPKNIIMIGPTGVGKTEIARRLAKLTKSPFIKVEASKFTEVGYVGRDVESMIRDLVEIAISMVKAEKREYVLDKAEINTEDRLLDLLLPKPKGYADTEDDSETREKFRKLLRDGKLDERSVEIEVDEAGPKVEVLTNTGMEDLGMNLQDMFKNMFPSKKKRRKVKIKEARNIILQQEVNRLIDMDEVKSDALKRVEQSGIIFLDEIDKVSSGASGYKGGDVSREGVQRDLLPIIEGSTVMTKYGMVKTDHILFIAAGAFHISKPSDLVPELQGRFPIRVELDSLSKSDFVKILKEPENALTKQYQALLGADNVEVVFCDDGIERLAEIATEVNKTNENIGARRLHTILERLLEDISFEAPDVKDSKIEINADYVDSKLEDVVRDQDLSKYIL, from the coding sequence GTGGAAAATATTACACCGAGGGAAATTGTTGACATTTTGAATAAATATATTGTGGGGCAGGCCAATGCCAAAAAGGCCGTTTCCATTGCACTGAGGAACAGGTGGAGACGTCTTCAGCTGTCAAAAAGTCTGCAGGATGAAATTGCTCCCAAAAATATTATTATGATAGGCCCCACAGGAGTAGGTAAGACTGAAATTGCAAGACGTTTGGCAAAACTTACCAAGTCGCCATTTATTAAAGTAGAGGCCAGTAAATTTACCGAAGTGGGTTATGTGGGAAGAGATGTAGAGTCAATGATCAGGGATCTTGTGGAGATAGCCATCAGTATGGTTAAAGCTGAGAAAAGGGAGTACGTATTAGATAAAGCAGAAATTAATACCGAAGACAGGCTACTGGATTTACTGCTGCCCAAACCGAAAGGCTATGCAGACACTGAAGACGACTCTGAAACCCGTGAAAAGTTTCGTAAGCTACTGAGGGACGGAAAACTTGATGAGAGAAGTGTGGAAATTGAAGTGGATGAAGCAGGCCCAAAAGTGGAGGTTCTGACCAATACCGGAATGGAAGACTTGGGGATGAATCTGCAGGATATGTTTAAAAATATGTTTCCTTCAAAGAAAAAAAGAAGAAAGGTTAAGATAAAAGAAGCAAGGAATATAATCCTGCAGCAGGAAGTTAACCGCCTTATCGATATGGATGAGGTGAAAAGTGATGCCTTAAAACGGGTGGAGCAGTCCGGAATTATATTTCTCGATGAGATTGACAAGGTTTCCTCCGGAGCTTCAGGATATAAAGGGGGCGATGTTTCCCGCGAAGGCGTCCAGAGGGATCTTTTGCCGATAATAGAAGGTTCCACAGTAATGACGAAATATGGTATGGTGAAAACGGATCACATACTTTTTATAGCTGCCGGTGCTTTCCATATTTCAAAACCTTCAGATCTGGTGCCCGAATTGCAGGGGAGATTTCCTATTCGTGTTGAGCTGGACTCACTGTCAAAATCTGACTTTGTAAAAATACTCAAAGAGCCTGAAAATGCTCTTACAAAACAGTACCAAGCCCTTCTGGGTGCAGATAATGTGGAAGTGGTATTTTGTGATGACGGTATAGAAAGGCTTGCGGAAATCGCCACGGAGGTTAACAAGACAAATGAAAATATAGGGGCGAGAAGACTCCATACTATACTGGAAAGACTGCTTGAAGATATTTCTTTTGAAGCCCCTGATGTTAAGGACAGCAAAATTGAGATCAATGCTGATTACGTTGACTCAAAGCTGGAGGATGTTGTCCGTGACCAGGATCTTAGTAAATATATATTATAA
- the hslV gene encoding ATP-dependent protease subunit HslV: MFDGTTVLAVCKDGNIAIGADGQVTFGHTVLKHNAVKIRKLFNNNVLCGFAGSTADAFTLMERFEAKLEEYSGQLLRAAVELAKNWRTDKYLRNLEAMMIVADKDNLFLITGNGDVVDPAKNLAAIGSGGAYAQAAATALIENTDYDADTIVRKSLEIAADICIYTNHNISIESL, translated from the coding sequence ATGTTTGACGGAACAACAGTTTTAGCCGTTTGCAAAGACGGGAATATTGCAATAGGTGCTGACGGGCAGGTTACATTCGGTCATACGGTATTAAAACACAATGCTGTGAAAATCAGAAAACTCTTTAATAACAATGTGCTGTGTGGCTTTGCAGGATCAACTGCTGATGCCTTTACACTTATGGAACGTTTTGAAGCTAAGCTTGAGGAGTACAGTGGTCAGCTCCTCAGAGCTGCAGTGGAGCTGGCTAAAAACTGGCGGACTGATAAATATCTGAGAAATCTGGAAGCGATGATGATTGTTGCTGACAAAGACAATCTTTTCTTAATTACGGGTAACGGCGATGTTGTGGATCCGGCAAAGAACCTGGCTGCAATAGGTTCAGGCGGAGCTTATGCTCAGGCGGCTGCAACCGCTTTAATTGAAAATACCGATTACGATGCAGACACAATTGTCAGGAAATCTCTTGAGATAGCTGCTGACATATGTATCTATACGAATCACAATATCAGTATTGAAAGTTTGTAA
- a CDS encoding sulfite exporter TauE/SafE family protein, protein MVAITLITLFNPVGKLKQKDISLSRGKWVFSIIAFFFVGIYGGFIQAGVGFLILAAIIVTGYDLVSGNAVKTFVILIFTIFALAIFFIQGKVNLYLGLILSIGNAIGALAGTKVTVLKGNNFIRWFVVICVLIFAIKLIFF, encoded by the coding sequence ATGGTGGCCATCACACTCATCACCCTTTTTAATCCTGTGGGAAAATTGAAACAAAAGGATATTTCACTATCCCGCGGCAAATGGGTATTCAGCATAATCGCTTTTTTCTTTGTAGGTATTTACGGGGGGTTTATACAGGCGGGTGTCGGATTTCTTATTTTAGCCGCAATAATCGTTACCGGTTACGATCTTGTATCAGGCAATGCCGTAAAGACGTTCGTTATATTGATTTTTACCATCTTTGCCCTTGCCATATTTTTTATCCAGGGCAAAGTTAATCTCTATTTAGGACTGATTTTAAGCATCGGCAATGCTATAGGTGCGTTAGCCGGTACAAAGGTAACAGTATTAAAAGGAAACAATTTTATCAGATGGTTTGTCGTAATCTGTGTTTTAATTTTTGCAATAAAACTGATTTTTTTCTGA
- a CDS encoding DJ-1/PfpI family protein produces the protein MAAKKILMLVGDFVEDYEAMSPFQILITAGHEVDTVCPGKKEGDVVKTAIHDFEGDQTYTEKRGHNFMITADFENIKADNYDALVVPGGRAPEYLRLNEDVLKLVREFNSADKPIASICHGQQILSAAGILEGKSCTAYPAVKPEVEKSGGKWVAANETFSNAVVDGKLVTAPAWPAHPEWMRKFLEVLGTTIDT, from the coding sequence ATGGCTGCAAAGAAAATTTTGATGTTGGTTGGTGATTTTGTCGAGGACTATGAAGCAATGTCACCATTTCAGATTCTGATTACAGCAGGTCACGAAGTGGATACCGTATGTCCGGGAAAGAAAGAGGGTGATGTCGTAAAAACGGCAATTCACGATTTTGAAGGAGATCAGACGTATACGGAAAAGAGAGGTCATAATTTTATGATTACCGCAGATTTTGAGAATATAAAAGCGGATAATTATGATGCTTTGGTTGTCCCCGGGGGCAGAGCTCCGGAGTATCTGCGGCTAAACGAGGATGTGCTGAAACTTGTAAGAGAGTTTAACTCGGCGGATAAACCTATCGCGTCCATCTGCCACGGTCAGCAGATATTATCAGCTGCGGGTATTCTTGAAGGTAAAAGCTGTACAGCTTATCCTGCTGTAAAACCGGAAGTTGAAAAAAGCGGTGGAAAATGGGTGGCTGCCAATGAGACTTTCTCCAACGCGGTGGTGGATGGGAAACTTGTCACAGCTCCTGCATGGCCTGCACATCCTGAATGGATGAGAAAATTTCTGGAGGTTTTGGGTACAACTATTGATACTTGA
- a CDS encoding sulfite exporter TauE/SafE family protein, which yields MLEIMLFLIGILSGFVNILAGGGSFLTIPILIFMGLPPTVANGTNRLGIFLQSLIGAVKFKQYGVFPAKFALIVSIPAIAGSIIGSYLATVISDEAFKNYLFFFYGGHHTHHPF from the coding sequence ATGCTTGAAATAATGCTTTTTTTAATAGGAATACTTTCCGGTTTTGTAAATATACTGGCCGGCGGCGGCTCATTTCTCACCATTCCCATATTGATATTTATGGGGCTTCCTCCCACTGTTGCCAACGGCACCAACAGACTGGGGATCTTTTTGCAGAGCCTTATAGGGGCTGTCAAGTTTAAGCAGTACGGTGTTTTTCCAGCAAAATTCGCACTTATTGTTTCAATTCCGGCAATAGCTGGAAGCATAATAGGCAGCTATCTGGCCACAGTTATAAGTGATGAAGCATTCAAAAACTATCTGTTTTTTTTTTATGGTGGCCATCACACTCATCACCCTTTTTAA
- a CDS encoding IS1380-like element ISFsi1 family transposase has protein sequence MSKLNYKLERSNDKITPFGGISLLIPLLDKMGIRDFLDKELDHPGSNRGKPPSSKIIPVILSMICGGRSFSDIDKLSFDKVLSYISGIEDIPDSSSISRYFSKTESMLDEVAVNKTISKLGSLNYKIVKDALKRENLFSVTLDQDATYAKVYKRDAKYCYKKFKAYSSMTCFIGESGYCIDEEFREGNVSAQVGILEQLQRVHKYLESCGIEVSNVRNDSAGYQSKVLNYCFDNDLTFFIGGDLDSSVRKGINHIPSDSWKRYRNRYGDESDNEEIAEFIHCMENTKESFRIIVVRKKIESDNPTVPELLGDKYEYRVIATNSKLDAEKVVHFYNLRGVCEYNIKEAKYGFNLKSFPSGNLAGNGLWFKTGILAYNLIMYLKRIIMGGVYKNKEMGSIRYQVISIAGKLVSHGGNKLKLCCSVDMFKKMEQWRTECLTL, from the coding sequence ATGAGCAAACTAAACTACAAATTAGAAAGAAGCAATGATAAAATTACCCCATTTGGTGGAATATCTTTGTTAATCCCACTGTTAGATAAGATGGGCATCCGAGATTTCCTTGATAAAGAACTTGATCATCCAGGCTCTAACAGAGGCAAACCGCCATCTTCTAAAATAATTCCTGTTATTCTATCGATGATATGCGGTGGCAGGAGTTTCAGTGATATCGACAAACTTTCTTTTGATAAGGTTTTAAGCTATATCAGCGGTATTGAAGATATCCCGGATAGTTCCAGCATCAGTAGGTATTTTTCAAAAACAGAAAGCATGTTGGATGAAGTAGCAGTTAATAAAACAATCAGCAAACTGGGCAGTCTCAACTATAAAATAGTGAAAGATGCTTTAAAAAGAGAAAATTTATTTTCAGTTACTCTGGATCAGGACGCCACTTATGCAAAGGTGTATAAAAGGGATGCCAAGTATTGTTATAAGAAATTTAAAGCATACAGTTCTATGACGTGTTTTATAGGAGAGAGCGGTTATTGTATAGACGAGGAATTTCGGGAAGGCAATGTAAGTGCCCAGGTTGGCATACTTGAACAGCTTCAGAGAGTCCATAAATATCTTGAATCTTGTGGTATAGAAGTATCCAATGTTCGTAATGATTCTGCCGGTTACCAATCTAAAGTATTGAATTACTGTTTTGATAACGATTTAACGTTTTTTATAGGAGGTGACCTTGATAGTTCAGTTCGTAAAGGAATAAATCATATACCATCTGATTCATGGAAAAGATATAGAAATAGGTATGGAGATGAAAGCGATAATGAGGAAATAGCAGAGTTTATTCACTGTATGGAAAACACTAAGGAGAGTTTCCGTATAATAGTTGTTCGTAAGAAAATTGAGTCAGACAACCCCACAGTTCCGGAGCTTCTTGGTGATAAATATGAATATCGTGTTATTGCAACTAATTCAAAACTGGATGCAGAAAAGGTGGTACATTTTTATAATTTGCGCGGTGTTTGTGAATACAATATAAAAGAAGCAAAGTATGGTTTTAATTTAAAAAGCTTTCCTTCGGGTAATCTTGCGGGTAACGGCTTATGGTTTAAGACAGGAATACTGGCATATAATCTGATTATGTACCTCAAACGAATCATAATGGGAGGTGTCTATAAAAATAAAGAGATGGGTAGTATACGTTATCAGGTCATATCTATAGCGGGGAAACTTGTGTCCCACGGCGGTAATAAACTGAAGTTGTGCTGCAGTGTGGATATGTTCAAAAAAATGGAACAGTGGAGGACAGAATGTTTAACGTTGTGA
- a CDS encoding IS1380-like element ISFsi1 family transposase has protein sequence MSKLNYKLERSNDKITPFGGISLLIPLLDKMGIRDFLDKELDHPGSNRGKPPSSKIIPVILSMICGGRSFSDIDKLSFDKVLSYISGIEDIPDSSSISRYFSKTESMLDEVAVNKTISKLGSLNYKIVKDALKRENLFSVTLDQDATYAKVYKRDAKYCYKKFKAYSSMTCFIGESGYCIDEEFREGNVSAQVGILEQLQRVHKYLESCGIEVSNVRNDSAGYQSKVLNYCFDNDLTFFIGGDLDSSVRKGINHIPSDSWKRYRNRYGDESDNEEIAEFIHCMENTKESFRIIVVRKKIESDNPTVPELLGDKYEYRVIATNSKLDAEKVVHFYNLRGVCEYNIKEAKYGFNLKSFPSGNLAGNGLWFKTGILAYNLIMYLKRIIMGGVYKNKEMGSIRYQVISIAGKLVSHGGNKLKLCCSVDMFKKMEQWRTECLTL, from the coding sequence ATGAGCAAACTAAACTACAAATTAGAAAGAAGCAATGATAAAATTACCCCATTTGGTGGAATATCTTTGTTAATCCCACTGTTAGATAAGATGGGCATCCGAGATTTCCTTGATAAAGAACTTGATCATCCAGGCTCTAACAGAGGCAAACCGCCATCTTCTAAAATAATTCCTGTTATTCTATCGATGATATGCGGTGGCAGGAGTTTCAGTGATATCGACAAACTTTCTTTTGATAAGGTTTTAAGCTATATCAGCGGTATTGAAGATATCCCGGATAGTTCCAGCATCAGTAGGTATTTTTCAAAAACAGAAAGCATGTTGGATGAAGTAGCAGTTAATAAAACAATCAGCAAACTGGGCAGTCTCAACTATAAAATAGTGAAAGATGCTTTAAAAAGAGAAAATTTATTTTCAGTTACTCTGGATCAGGACGCCACTTATGCAAAGGTGTATAAAAGGGATGCCAAGTATTGTTATAAGAAATTTAAAGCATACAGTTCTATGACGTGTTTTATAGGAGAGAGCGGTTATTGTATAGACGAGGAATTTCGGGAAGGCAATGTAAGTGCCCAGGTTGGCATACTTGAACAGCTTCAGAGAGTCCATAAATATCTTGAATCTTGTGGTATAGAAGTATCCAATGTTCGTAATGATTCTGCCGGTTACCAATCTAAAGTATTGAATTACTGTTTTGATAACGATTTAACGTTTTTTATAGGAGGTGACCTTGATAGTTCAGTTCGTAAAGGAATAAATCATATACCATCTGATTCATGGAAAAGATATAGAAATAGGTATGGAGATGAAAGCGATAATGAGGAAATAGCAGAGTTTATTCACTGTATGGAAAACACTAAGGAGAGTTTCCGTATAATAGTTGTTCGTAAGAAAATTGAGTCAGACAACCCCACAGTTCCGGAGCTTCTTGGTGATAAATATGAATATCGTGTTATTGCAACTAATTCAAAACTGGATGCAGAAAAGGTGGTACATTTTTATAATTTGCGCGGTGTTTGTGAATACAATATAAAAGAAGCAAAGTATGGTTTTAATTTAAAAAGCTTTCCTTCGGGTAATCTTGCGGGTAACGGCTTATGGTTTAAGACAGGAATACTGGCATATAATCTGATTATGTACCTCAAACGAATCATAATGGGAGGTGTCTATAAAAATAAAGAGATGGGTAGTATACGTTATCAGGTCATATCTATAGCGGGGAAACTTGTGTCCCACGGCGGTAAT
- a CDS encoding Lon protease family protein, producing MPVKRLTYESLYNRCDPESFNFKTTEDLVTIKDFIGQERAKRSLETGTGIKHRGYNIFVMGRAGTGRHVLTKEYLESITKKDGKPYDWCYVNNFKNSHKPYAIKLEPGRAYNFKKHMDDLVNACKRTLNEAFESNEYMNQRRAITEQFNKKNEELYRQLESQARSKNIAMVQTPQGIVFVPMNKNGKNMSQEEFQQLDDATKEDFSKKIVYLQEELQALMRKTGQMRKEMDEQINALNKDTAKNVIDPLLKQLKSYYSNNSKIQKYLDEVEEDIVENFHDFIYKDYNQQEDKQNPFSAYFKPSFKRYSVNVLVCHENGAELPIIYEQNPTYQNLVGRIEHTSQMGTLMTDFTLIKPGCLHSANGGYLIVDVRKLLMQPYAWEGLKRVIRSESIKTESIQELLSLTSTVTLEPEEIPLKLKVVLIGERIFYYLLSQYDPDFLELFKVVADFEEEIIRTDENMELYSKLIASIVSNCELKPLNRYAVAKVIDASSRKSGDTKKLSIHMQSISDLLKEADHFADIEGRNVIEAQDIKKALEEQEFRGGRIKERLHESIKREIKLISTEGEKTGQLNALTVMQLGQLAFGSPAKITATVRIGEGKVIDIEREVKFGGPVHSKGVLILSGFLGDNFGKKIKLGLTASIVFEQSYGGVDGDSASLAELCAILSAISEKPIKQNIALTGSVNQKGEVQAIGGVNEKIEGFFKVCKKKGLTGKQGVIIPKSNIDHLLLNDEVLEAVKEGNFSIYAVENVSEALELLTGYPLGERNTKGNFKRGSLGYYIEKKIREYNEAGKTKRTKQEQSKK from the coding sequence ATGCCGGTCAAACGTTTAACATATGAATCACTTTACAACAGATGTGACCCGGAATCTTTTAATTTTAAAACAACAGAGGACTTGGTTACAATAAAAGATTTCATAGGGCAGGAGCGTGCTAAGCGCTCTCTTGAAACCGGAACAGGAATTAAGCACAGAGGATATAATATTTTTGTAATGGGTCGTGCAGGAACCGGCAGACACGTTTTGACAAAAGAATACCTGGAATCCATTACGAAAAAGGACGGTAAGCCTTACGACTGGTGTTATGTAAATAATTTTAAAAATTCCCACAAACCGTATGCGATAAAACTTGAACCCGGAAGAGCATACAACTTCAAAAAACATATGGATGATCTTGTAAATGCCTGCAAAAGAACATTAAACGAAGCTTTTGAAAGCAACGAATACATGAATCAGCGCCGGGCTATCACTGAACAGTTCAATAAAAAGAATGAAGAATTGTACCGCCAGTTAGAATCACAGGCCCGCTCAAAAAATATTGCAATGGTTCAAACACCCCAGGGTATTGTGTTCGTTCCGATGAATAAAAACGGAAAAAATATGAGTCAGGAAGAATTCCAGCAGCTTGATGATGCAACAAAAGAGGATTTTTCCAAAAAAATTGTATATCTTCAGGAAGAACTTCAAGCACTTATGCGAAAAACAGGACAGATGAGAAAAGAGATGGATGAGCAGATAAATGCTCTCAACAAAGATACCGCCAAGAATGTAATAGATCCTCTTTTAAAGCAGCTGAAAAGCTATTACTCCAATAATTCGAAAATACAAAAATACCTTGATGAAGTTGAAGAGGATATTGTGGAAAATTTCCATGATTTTATTTATAAAGACTACAATCAGCAGGAAGATAAGCAAAACCCATTTTCTGCATATTTTAAGCCGAGCTTTAAACGTTATTCCGTGAACGTTCTTGTATGCCATGAAAATGGCGCAGAACTGCCTATCATCTATGAACAAAATCCCACATATCAGAACCTTGTAGGACGTATTGAGCACACGTCCCAAATGGGGACACTGATGACAGACTTTACACTGATAAAACCGGGCTGTCTTCATTCCGCTAACGGTGGCTACCTAATAGTGGATGTCAGAAAGCTGCTGATGCAGCCTTATGCATGGGAAGGACTCAAAAGAGTTATTCGCTCTGAATCGATAAAAACTGAAAGTATACAGGAGTTATTAAGCCTGACCAGCACAGTTACACTAGAACCGGAAGAGATTCCGCTTAAACTGAAAGTTGTTTTAATCGGTGAAAGGATTTTTTATTACCTCTTGAGTCAGTATGACCCCGATTTTCTTGAACTGTTTAAAGTTGTAGCAGACTTTGAAGAAGAAATCATAAGAACTGATGAAAACATGGAGCTTTATTCGAAACTCATAGCTTCGATAGTTTCAAACTGCGAACTGAAACCTCTAAACAGATACGCCGTTGCCAAAGTAATCGATGCAAGTTCAAGAAAAAGCGGAGATACGAAAAAGCTCAGCATACATATGCAGAGTATCTCCGATTTACTCAAAGAGGCTGATCATTTTGCTGATATAGAAGGACGAAATGTTATAGAAGCACAGGATATAAAAAAGGCACTTGAAGAGCAGGAGTTCAGAGGCGGAAGAATAAAGGAAAGGTTACACGAATCCATTAAAAGAGAAATAAAACTGATAAGCACAGAAGGTGAAAAAACAGGTCAGCTAAACGCTCTAACCGTTATGCAGCTGGGTCAGCTTGCATTCGGCAGCCCTGCTAAAATTACGGCCACGGTAAGAATTGGAGAGGGTAAGGTAATAGATATTGAAAGGGAAGTAAAATTCGGAGGCCCAGTACATTCAAAGGGGGTACTGATACTTTCCGGTTTTCTCGGGGATAATTTCGGGAAAAAAATAAAGCTCGGACTTACGGCAAGTATTGTATTTGAACAATCATACGGAGGAGTAGATGGCGACAGTGCTTCTCTTGCTGAATTGTGTGCCATACTCTCTGCCATATCAGAGAAACCTATAAAGCAGAACATCGCACTCACTGGCTCGGTAAACCAAAAAGGGGAAGTCCAGGCAATCGGCGGGGTAAACGAAAAAATAGAAGGGTTCTTTAAGGTTTGTAAAAAGAAAGGGCTGACAGGAAAACAAGGTGTAATTATACCAAAATCCAACATAGACCATCTACTGCTTAACGATGAGGTTCTCGAAGCGGTGAAAGAAGGTAATTTCAGTATATATGCAGTGGAGAATGTCAGTGAAGCTTTGGAGCTCCTCACGGGCTATCCCCTGGGAGAGCGCAACACCAAAGGCAATTTCAAACGCGGCAGTCTCGGATACTATATAGAAAAAAAGATCAGAGAATATAACGAGGCCGGTAAGACCAAAAGAACAAAACAGGAACAAAGTAAGAAATAA
- a CDS encoding HEAT repeat domain-containing protein yields the protein MSYRVIRENGIVKIMMSETLSVNDIEKMKNELEIFEETTLVKLDLRNCSYIQSNVVSKIIDLKKELSRKNASLILTNVHEAVMQLMEISNLINFIDIEKDFSSYSVDELTDFFLDPENCDAASDYIAENYNDSLKQKMTELLYNTDPILKEYAILTVGKAFDRSLLTTIRENLNDDVGNVNKAAILALGWLHDVASKDKIYPFLKSPFIDVAEAAAATIALLSDENDAARLKEYLTDPDDRLKRIIVRALSIINDDKSYTYLKDMLTNGTTEFIKTAVVKAISLYNYPETADILLGLLRDASLKVREEAAYALIRIKAKDKIGEILPMIQKENGWFAYYATKAVGGLCDNESCTNFLVNAYENASENVKIAIIQAVGNIGVDCSDFLFDLLGNEDADIRREALVSLSKLNKNRAVPAAKDVLLNDESPEVRLKAVEILTEERPSGYRRFLEKICKQETSEKVKEKILNAIDKL from the coding sequence ATGTCATACAGAGTTATCAGAGAAAACGGTATTGTAAAAATTATGATGTCTGAAACCCTTTCAGTAAATGATATTGAAAAAATGAAGAATGAGTTGGAGATTTTCGAAGAAACAACCCTTGTAAAACTGGATTTAAGAAACTGCTCATACATACAGAGTAATGTTGTCTCAAAAATCATTGATTTAAAAAAAGAGCTCAGCAGAAAAAATGCCAGCCTCATACTGACAAACGTTCATGAAGCTGTAATGCAGCTAATGGAAATAAGTAATTTAATAAATTTTATCGATATCGAAAAAGATTTTTCTTCCTACTCAGTTGATGAACTGACTGATTTTTTTCTGGATCCCGAAAACTGTGACGCAGCCTCTGATTACATAGCTGAAAATTATAACGATAGCCTCAAGCAAAAGATGACAGAGCTTCTGTATAACACTGATCCAATCCTCAAAGAGTATGCCATATTAACTGTAGGGAAAGCTTTTGACAGAAGTCTGCTAACAACAATACGTGAAAATCTCAACGATGATGTCGGCAATGTAAACAAAGCCGCAATTTTGGCTCTCGGCTGGCTGCATGATGTGGCATCGAAGGATAAAATATACCCATTTCTGAAGAGCCCTTTTATAGATGTGGCAGAGGCTGCTGCAGCGACTATAGCTTTGCTAAGTGATGAAAATGATGCGGCGCGCCTTAAAGAATATCTGACAGATCCGGATGACCGGCTAAAGCGAATTATCGTAAGGGCATTAAGTATTATTAATGATGATAAAAGCTATACATACCTTAAGGACATGCTGACAAACGGAACCACCGAATTCATCAAAACAGCCGTCGTCAAAGCCATCTCCTTATACAACTATCCGGAAACAGCTGACATTCTATTAGGACTGTTAAGGGATGCGTCTTTAAAGGTCAGAGAAGAAGCAGCCTATGCTCTTATCAGAATCAAAGCCAAGGATAAAATTGGTGAAATCCTGCCGATGATACAAAAAGAAAACGGATGGTTTGCTTATTATGCAACCAAAGCTGTAGGCGGTCTTTGTGACAATGAATCATGCACCAATTTTCTCGTTAATGCTTACGAAAATGCATCGGAAAATGTCAAAATCGCAATAATTCAGGCTGTGGGTAATATAGGTGTGGACTGTTCCGATTTTCTCTTTGATCTTCTTGGAAATGAAGATGCGGATATCCGCAGAGAAGCTTTGGTGTCACTCTCCAAGCTTAACAAAAACAGAGCTGTTCCCGCTGCTAAAGATGTGCTGCTAAATGACGAAAGCCCTGAAGTCCGGCTGAAAGCTGTCGAGATACTGACTGAGGAGAGACCTTCCGGTTACAGAAGGTTTCTGGAAAAAATATGTAAGCAGGAAACCAGCGAAAAAGTTAAAGAAAAAATCCTGAACGCTATAGATAAACTGTAA
- a CDS encoding STAS domain-containing protein, translated as MNHNTVYPDEKLNKDSSSELKEKIMYSIEKNKVTFISFKNVIYLDKEGLNTLIELLEYSKKQKRELWLCEIKPEIMEIMTFTNLSNLFKMYSTSKSSE; from the coding sequence ATGAATCATAATACAGTTTATCCGGACGAAAAGCTGAATAAAGACAGTTCATCAGAATTGAAAGAAAAAATAATGTATTCAATAGAGAAAAACAAAGTCACCTTTATTTCTTTCAAAAATGTTATTTACCTTGACAAGGAAGGTCTGAACACCCTTATTGAATTGCTGGAGTACAGTAAAAAGCAAAAAAGGGAACTTTGGCTGTGCGAAATAAAACCTGAAATAATGGAAATAATGACTTTTACAAACCTCAGCAATCTTTTTAAAATGTATAGCACCAGCAAGTCTTCGGAGTAA